One region of Schistocerca gregaria isolate iqSchGreg1 chromosome 7, iqSchGreg1.2, whole genome shotgun sequence genomic DNA includes:
- the LOC126282148 gene encoding F-box/LRR-repeat protein 7-like isoform X4 encodes MMKSKTLHGITLNGKRLYVAPADSWHQPYQAADGTLVLDPWRGSQSASAGGAKKVAPILQQDTDVEESLCMVNILNDDCLMHVFSYLSCYERIAIERVCKRWQSISQMMWKSTRELCAKKLRNIHKSLPAIIQRCGSSLKKLDLSHDTQTISRETVVCVGRYCRELEELRITHSRLNGSTLRPLNGPQLRVLDLTGCCGISDRDLSHLLVKCPVLERLSVAGWFRLSGWGLGRVSNSLRHLTLDGCTGLDGKQVARAVKTITKLDLSANCSLGDIDVKHILDSAKNLEELTMAQLFPLLNGRAFSAIAAKGEQLTLLDLKFNASLTDELLISIVNSCINMKELNVEGCCALNNIALIMEFLSALKNLEILIMSYLPGKSDSCMLQFREEGFPALKKLEMRGSPYLGDIGTACILSLCCKLECLDISGCQCVTTKGLSCALAQRKSSVPLQIILGGTSVSEGSLQPPSSVALSFHNYCTDHLRPDFVDDYLLPMFEDYSDDDFIDSDNEYDFGSGIDEYDSDMSDSYDAFEDNNLYPELFGDTFLLYHYLY; translated from the exons ATGATGAAGAGCAAAACCTTGCATGGTATCACACTGAATGGCAAGAGACTATATGTGGCACCTGCCGACAGCTGGCACCAACCATATCAAGCAGcggatggtacattagtccttgatCCTTGGCGGGGATCACAAAGTGCTAGTGCTGGTGGTGCCAAGAAAGTAGCTCCCATACTGCAGCAAGATACAGATGTAGAAGAGTCTCTGTGTATGGTCAATATCCTCAATGATGACTGTCTTATGCATGTTTTTTCCTATCTGTCATGCTATGAAAGGATTGCAATTGAACGAG TGTGCAAAAGGTGGCAGTCCATCAGCCAAATGATGTGGAAATCAACTCGTGAACTCTGTGCAAAGAAATTGCGGAATATACATAAGAGTTTGCCAGCCATTATACAGCGCTGTGGTAGCAGTCTAAAGAAACTAGACCTGTCACATGATACACAGACAATAAGCAGAGAGACAGTTGTTTGTGTTG GGCGTTATTGTAGGGAGCTGGAAGAACTGCGCATAACACATTCTCGGCTTAATGGCTCTACATTGCGGCCTCTCAATGGACCACAACTACGTGTCCTGGATTTAACAGGCTGCTGTGGAATATCAGATCGGGATTTATCTCACTTATTAGTGAAGTGCCCTGTGTTGGAGAGACTGTCAGTTGCAGGATGGTTCCGTCTCAGTGGCTGGGGTCTGGGACGTGTCAGCAACTCACTCCGCCACCTCACATTAGATGGGTGCACAGGGCTTGATGGCAAACAG GTTGCACGTGCGGTTAAAACTATAACAAAGCTGGATTTGAGTGCAAATTGCAGCTTGGGTGATATAGATGTTAAGCACATACTGGATAGTGCCAAAAATTTGGAAGAGCTTACAATGGCACAATTATTTCCTCTCCTTAATGGGAGGGCATTCTCTGCCATTGCTGCCAAGGGCGAGCAGCTTACACTTTTAGATCTAAAATTTAATGCATCTTTAACTGATGAGCTGTTAATTTCTATTGTAAATAGTTGTATCAATATGAAAGAATTGAATGTAGAAG GTTGCTGTGcattgaacaacattgctttgattATGGAATTCCTTTCGGCGCTGAAGAATCTGGAGATCTTGATCATGAGCTATCTGCCAGGGAAATCAGATTCATGTATGCTGCAGTTTAGAGAGGAAGGTTTCCCAGCACTCAAGAAGTTGGAG ATGCGTGGCAGCCCTTACCTTGGAGACATTGGCACTGCTTGTATACTGTCTCTTTGTTGCAAACTTGAGTGTCTTGATATAAGTGGCTGTCAGTGTGTCACCACTAAAGGCCTTAGTTGTGCACTGGCACAACGTAAAAGTTCAGTTCCGCTTCAGATTATTTTGGGAG GAACTTCTGTATCAGAAGGCTCACTCCAGCCTCCAAGCTCCGTGGCCTTGAGTTTCCACAACTACTGCACAGACCACCTTAGGCCTGATTTTGTAGACGATTATCTTCTCCCTATGTTTGAAGACTACAGTGATGATGATTTCATCGACTCTGACAATGAGTATGACTTCGGTAGTGGTATTGATGAATATGATAGTGACATGTCTGATTCATATGATGCATTTGAAG ATAATAATTTATATCCAGAACTGTTTGGTGATACATTTCTTCTCTATCATTATTTATACTGA